The Periophthalmus magnuspinnatus isolate fPerMag1 chromosome 12, fPerMag1.2.pri, whole genome shotgun sequence region aacaaaatatgaatcaaCTTTACTGTATAAGAATATACGTTTATATAGtctattttatttctgtttgaggtTACACAGTTTACCTGGTGTCATTATGTGCACATGATGTTTTTTAGTCAACATAATATCCAGCCATCAGCGCATCAGCCGTTTTAACCGCAAACATGAAGAGAAGTGAAGTGTGGAGTCTTATCTGACACAGGCTGCATCACAAAAGACTCTTAACATCTACACATCTGAACACAGGCACATCAAAACAGAGATCCACCCACAATTATCTATCACGTCGCATGATCGATCAGCAAGAAAGGGCCTGCTCATTATCACACTTCATATAGGTTTGTGTACAGTAGTTACTTTAGGTTTAGATCAGTATTATGTAAGTCTGACTAAAATCCTTGAGCACTTTTGTTGGCACTGGGGCTCCGGTCCTGCCCAGAGCCAGAGGTGAGCTGCTTCATGTGTGGCTTAGCTAGATGCAAAGTAGTGTTCTTTAGATAAAAGTCCAGCCCTGACCCATTCAAACATCTGCTCTCTGTGTccccctctctgtgtcctctgtgttctGTGCAGGCACGTGTCCCCCGGCTGCAGGGGCCCATGGGGGAGGCGAGGGCCCTTTGTGTGAGGGCCAATAGGAGAGTGGCGTGTGCCGGGCTGGGGGTATATAAAGCGGCACACTTCTGTGAGCAGCTCAACCCTGTGTGTGAAGCTACTGGATCCTTCTAACATCTCCTCTGACTAAAGCTCAAGTCTGATCTCAGCATGCAGTGTCCTGGGAAAGCCCTGAAGGAAGCACTGCTGTGTGCCCAGAGTGAAGAGCGCCTCATTATGGGAGTGTACGAGAGCGCCCAAGTCATGAACGAGTGAGTATCTCCACATTATGTGATAAAAAAGCTATATGTGTATATCAGCTCTATGCTGCCAGAAAAGCCTGTATGTCCAGAGTGATCTGACCATGTCCCCTGTGTCCTCTCACAGAGACCCGGACAGTGTCGCCTTCTGCGTCCTGGCTATGGACGAGCAGTTCCAGTGGGACGTGGCTCTGCAGATCCACTTCACTCTCATCCAGTCCTTCTGCTTCGACAACGACATCAGCATCGTGCGCGTGAGCGACCGCCAGCGTCTGCACGAGCTGGTGGGGcgcaaagaggaggaggcgcaCTGCGTCCTGATCACGGGGCCGTGCGAGGGCTCCTGGGACGACCCGTCTCTGGAGAAGCTGCGTGTGTTCTGTGAGGAGAGCCGCGCCCTCAACGACTGGCTGCCCGAGATCAGCCTGCCCGCGCGCTGAGCTCTAACCCTGATGCCCTACCCTGGTCTACAGGCTGTTTATCTCTGCTCCTGATATCATCAGGATGTCTGCT contains the following coding sequences:
- the LOC117379519 gene encoding growth arrest and DNA damage-inducible protein GADD45 gamma-like, whose translation is MQCPGKALKEALLCAQSEERLIMGVYESAQVMNEDPDSVAFCVLAMDEQFQWDVALQIHFTLIQSFCFDNDISIVRVSDRQRLHELVGRKEEEAHCVLITGPCEGSWDDPSLEKLRVFCEESRALNDWLPEISLPAR